A stretch of the Plodia interpunctella isolate USDA-ARS_2022_Savannah chromosome Z, ilPloInte3.2, whole genome shotgun sequence genome encodes the following:
- the Oseg1 gene encoding intraflagellar transport protein 122 homolog — translation MRTVPKWVNKIHEADKIEFSSVHTLCFSPDGTQLVVGAGEKVMVYDPRDGSLVQLLQAHKGAVYAVAYCGDGKKFASGSADKNVIIWTSKMEGVLKYSHSEAIQCLAYNPVTMHLASCALSDLAFWSADVKAVQKHRVAGRITSCAWSPNGQNLAIGLAVGAVSIRDRMGDEVQRITREAAVWAVTFYKTTLLVTDWNETLSFYNTQGQQVSKDRDIGLAALSVTMLGSLVLVGGVGSWAVLTSEGVPILNTQQEWVWATAPSPNLNTLAVACQDGTLWCYQVVFSTVHGLYRERYAYRENMTDVIIQHLTSGNKVRIKCHDRVQKIAIYKHRLAVQLPERVVVYEQGDVDGMLYRVKQKLPQKTECSLLVATSDALLLCQDSKLVMVGRRLPKSWSMPAPIRYVKVTTLYFEEVLLLGLQNGQIWQVEPVTGTFKAVLQTPASVRCLDVSASRSRLAVVDEASICRVYSLPTGELLYTEENVSSVSWNSWCDDLLSFSGGGLLSIKAGLFPPATQPLQGSVVGFQGGRVFCLQANSMQTINVPLSHAVHQNIQQKLFNEAYAVACLGVTALDWERLGMAALEELSFEVAKKAFQRSENIIFLTLIDQLQERFEAGEKRPVIVGEVAAYRGRYADAARAFHSVGRDERALNLYVDLRMFNKAQEYVGEGEGLAALARRRAEWARHVNEPRAAAEMYLAAGDVKRAAQLMAESGKRDMLIELARKLDKGSSESLRHVAEALVTAGEPATAADVYQRLGDYRRVAQLAVSAGEWSRAFALAREHSECRRDVYLPYAHRMAQESKFVDAQKAYHMAGETATALRVFSILVGNAVAEERFTDAGYLYHLLAAQCLDTAAASGDKERTTSLQKYFANERLARIYHAYDSVHRCVHEPFSLCQPDALLNAARYVLALVDGDPPPGVSKFCLYLCLAKQAKALNANGLALQMLDKILGLLVPQKFQESVELLILKTRAAGGGEGRDEDVAPLCWRCRRHAPPLCATRCPHCRHALAHSLATHEVLPLVQFEPSEGITEEEAMSLIERSPLPDTASREDSGGAEVLRIDHIDDSGDPFLDKVDEDDESGVVSCSRGALLRLSPASVVVVRRPLQPPMYYRNMLPELPAMACPHCQNLFYMEDYEIQLVTKGHCPFCRHAADESRTDEESIDDSLLNGSTTSTPGSPSNGHNSWR, via the exons ATGAGAACAGTTCCAAAGtgggtaaataaaatacatgaagccgataaaattgaattttcaag tGTCCACACACTATGCTTCAGCCCAGATGGCACCCAGCTAGTGGTGGGAGCTGGTGAGAAAGTAATGGTGTATGACCCTCGGGATGGTTCTTTAGTGCAGTTGCTTCAAGCTCACAAAGGTGCGGTATATGCTGTTGCCTATTGTGGTGATGGCAAGAAGTTTGCCAGTGGCAGTGCTGATAAGAATGTCATCATTTGGACCTCAAAGATGGAAGGTGTATTGAAATATTC GCATAGTGAGGCTATTCAATGTTTAGCCTATAACCCAGTGACGATGCACCTAGCGTCATGCGCACTCTCGGATCTTGCATTTTGGTCGGCGGACGTAAAGGCAGTTCAGAAGCACCGGGTGGCCGGCCGCATCACCTCTTGTGCCTGGTCTCCTAATGGACAAAACCTTGCTATTGGATTAGCAGTTGGTGCTGTCTCTATCCGGGATAGA ATGGGAGACGAAGTTCAACGCATCACTCGCGAGGCAGCTGTGTGGGCTGTCACCTTTTACAAAACGACGCTGTTGGTTACCGACTGGAATGAAACCTTGTCGTTTTACAACACCCAAGGGCAACAAGTATCCAAGGATAGAGACATAG GATTGGCAGCACTTTCAGTGACGATGCTGGGGTCTCTGGTGCTAGTGGGAGGCGTGGGCAGCTGGGCCGTGCTGACCTCCGAGGGCGTGCCCATCCTGAACACGCAGCAGGAGTGGGTGTGGGCTACAGCACCTTCGCCCAACCTCAACACCTTG GCAGTGGCATGTCAAGATGGCACTTTATGGTGCTATCAAGTGGTGTTCAGCACAGTGCACGGGCTGTATCGAGAACGGTACGCGTACCGCGAGAACATGACGGACGTCATTATCCAACATTTGACGTCCGGCAACAAGGTCCGCATCAAGTGTCACGACAGGGTGCAGAAAATAGCAATATACAAGCACAGACTAGCG GTCCAGTTGCCGGAGCGCGTGGTGGTTTACGAACAGGGGGACGTGGACGGGATGCTGTACCGGGTGAAGCAGAAACTGCCGCAGAAGACGGAGTGCTCGCTGCTGGTGGCCACGAGCGATGCCCTACTTCTGTGCCAG gaTTCAAAGTTAGTGATGGTGGGTCGGCGGCTGCCGAAGAGTTGGTCAATGCCGGCGCCCATCCGCTACGTCAAAGTTACCACGTTGTATTTTGAAGAGGTGCTGTTGTTGGGGCTTCAAAATGGACAA ATCTGGCAAGTGGAGCCGGTGACGGGCACGTTTAAGGCGGTGCTGCAGACTCCTGCCAGCGTGCGTTGTCTGGACGTGAGCGCGTCCCGCAGCCGGCTGGCTGTTGTCGACGAGGCCTCCATCTGCAGGGTCTACAGTCTGCCCACTGGGGAACTTCTCTACACT gAGGAGAACGTATCGTCAGTATCGTGGAACTCGTGGTGCGATGATTTACTGAGCTTCTCCGGGGGTGGGCTGCTGTCCATCAAGGCTGGCCTGTTCCCGCCCGCCACGCAGCCGCTGCAGGGCTCTGTCGTCGGTTTCCAG GGTGGCCgtgttttttgtttgcaagCTAACTCTATGCAAACGATAAATGTGCCTCTTTCACACGCAGTTCACCAGAATATCCAGCAGAAGTTGTTCAA TGAGGCGTACGCTGTTGCGTGTTTGGGCGTCACGGCTCTGGACTGGGAACGGCTCGGGATGGCGGCGTTGGAGGAACTGTCTTTCGAAGTCGCCAAGAAAGCATTCCAGCGCAGcgaaaatatcatatttttgacaCTCATCGATCAATTACAG gAAAGATTCGAAGCGGGTGAAAAGCGACCGGTGATTGTGGGCGAAGTGGCGGCGTATCGCGGGCGATACGCGGACGCGGCGCGGGCGTTCCACAGTGTGGGGCGCGACGAGCGGGCGCTCAACTTGTACGTCGACTTGCGGATGTTCAACAAGGCACAG GAGTACGTGGGCGAGGGCGAAGGCCTAGCGGCGCTGGCGCGTCGGCGCGCGGAATGGGCGCGGCACGTGAACGAGCCCCGGGCCGCCGCCGAGATGTACCTCGCCGCCGGAGACGTCAAGCGCGCCGCGCAACTCATGGCCGAATCCGGGAAGCGggatat gCTGATTGAACTGGCCCGCAAGTTGGACAAGGGCTCGAGCGAGTCTCTGAGACACGTGGCGGAGGCTCTAGTTACTGCAGGGGAACCCGCCACCGCCGCTGACGTGTACCAGCGACTGGGCGACTACCG GAGAGTAGCGCAGCTGGCGGTTTCCGCGGGCGAATGGTCTCGAGCGTTCGCGTTGGCTCGCGAACATTCGGAGTGCCGCCGCGACGTGTATCTGCCGTACGCGCACCGAATGGCGCAGGAGAGCAAGTTCGTGGATGCACAGAAAG CTTACCACATGGCCGGAGAGACGGCGACGGCGTTGCGAGTGTTCTCGATTCTCGTCGGCAACGCGGTCGCCGAAGAACGCTTCACGGACGCCGGCTACTTGTACCACTTGCTGGCGGCGCAGTGCCTCGACACTGCGGCTGCGTCTGGAGACAA GGAGCGTACCACGAGTCTTCAGAAGTACTTCGCGAACGAGCGTCTGGCGCGTATCTACCACGCGTATGATTCCGTACATCGCTGCGTACACGAGCCATTTTCTCTGTGTCAGCCGGATGCGTTGCTGAACGCGGCGAGATATGTGTTGGCCCTCGTTGATGGCGACCCACCCCCAGGAGTCTCCAAATT CTGTTTATATCTTTGCTTGGCAAAACAGGCGAAAGCTTTGAATGCCAACGGCTTAGCTCTCCAGATGTTGGATAAAATTCTCGGACTCCTGGTTCCCCAAAAATTTCAG GAGAGCGTAGAGCTATTGATACTGAAAACACGCGCGGCGGGCGGCGGGGAGGGGCGGGACGAGGACGTGGCGCCACTGTGTTGGCGGTGTCGCCGCCACGCGCCACCACTCTGCGCCACACGCTGCCCGCATTGCCGGCACGCTTTGGCCCACTCACTGGCTACTCATG AAGTGTTGCCTCTTGTACAATTCGAGCCTTCGGAGGGAATAACAGAAGAGGAAGCGATGAGCCTGATAGAACGGTCGCCGCTCCCCGACACCGCGAGTAGAGAGGACAGCGGCGGCGCGGAAGTGTTGAGAATAGACCACATCGACGACAGTGGTGACCCCTTTCTGGATAAAGTGGACGAG gACGACGAGTCGGGCGTAGTGTCATGCAGCCGCGGCGCCCTGCTGCGGCTGAGTCCGGCCAGCGTGGTGGTGGTCCGGCGGCCGCTGCAGCCGCCGATGTACTACCGCAACATGCTGCCCGAATTGCCCGCTATGGCGTGCCCGCACTGCCAAAAT ctATTTTACATGGAGGATTATGAGATTCAGTTAGTAACGAAAGGTCACTGTCCTTTCTGTCGACACGCTGCGGACGAATCGCGAACAGACGAAGAAAGCATCGACGATTCCCTCCTAAACGGCTCTACTACTTCGACACCGGGCAGTCCCAGCAATGGACACAATTCTTGGCGATAA